The following coding sequences are from one Microtus pennsylvanicus isolate mMicPen1 chromosome 1, mMicPen1.hap1, whole genome shotgun sequence window:
- the Cacng6 gene encoding voltage-dependent calcium channel gamma-6 subunit isoform X3, with amino-acid sequence MMMWSNFFMQEEDRRRAAVGRRRAQGQQNLGLTPELEGKIKLVLLLAAVGATLAVLSVGTEFWVEFNTYKTNGSAVCEAAHMGLWKVCIKRLWQADVPASRETCGPAELPGEANCTYFKFFTTGENARIFQRTTKKEVNLAAAVIAVLSLTAMALGCLCVIMVLSKGAEFLLRLGAVCFGLSEDSSSIPSIHMVAHNHPSLQFLPFLTVGGLGLLTHATISTFSTDSRN; translated from the exons ATGATGATGTGGTCTAACTTCTTCATGCAAGAGGAGGACCGCCGTCGAGCAGCTGTGGGACGGCGTCGTGCCCAGGGACAGCAGAATCTTGGCTTGACTCCGGAGCTCGAGGGCAAGATCAAGCTAGTGTTGCTGTTGGCTGCCGTGGGTGCTACCCTGGCTGTGCTGTCGGTGGGCACCGAGTTCTGGGTGGAATTTAATACATACAAGACCAACGGCAGCGCCGTCTGTGAGGCTGCCCATATGGGGCTGTGGAAGGTGTGCATCAAGCGACTGTGGCAGGCGGACGTGCCCGCGAGCAGAGAGACCTGTGGCCCGGCTGAGCTGCCAGGAG AAGCAAACTGCACCTACTTCAAATTCTTCACCACAGGGGAGAATGCACGCATCTTCCAGCGAACCACCAAGAAAG AAGTAAACCTGGCAGCTGCTGTGATAGCTGTACTGAGCCTGACAGCCATGGCCTTGGGCTGCCTCTGTGTCATCATGGTGCTCAGCAAAGGCGCAGAGTTCCTGCTCCGCTTGGGAGCCGTCTGCTTTGGCCTCTCAG aggactccagttcgattcccagcatccacatggtggctcacaatcatccttCACTCCAGTTCCTACCTTTCCTCACAGTAGGAGGGCTGGGGTTACTAACGCATGCCACCATATCCACCTTTTCCACGGactccaggaactga
- the Cacng6 gene encoding voltage-dependent calcium channel gamma-6 subunit isoform X2: MMMWSNFFMQEEDRRRAAVGRRRAQGQQNLGLTPELEGKIKLVLLLAAVGATLAVLSVGTEFWVEFNTYKTNGSAVCEAAHMGLWKVCIKRLWQADVPASRETCGPAELPGEANCTYFKFFTTGENARIFQRTTKKEVNLAAAVIAVLSLTAMALGCLCVIMVLSKGAEFLLRLGAVCFGLSGDCGCCGLQVQVQSAAFAPLRPPALKPLSALSLFQNVLQAARKRGPCIRSGVSQQEERLHL, translated from the exons ATGATGATGTGGTCTAACTTCTTCATGCAAGAGGAGGACCGCCGTCGAGCAGCTGTGGGACGGCGTCGTGCCCAGGGACAGCAGAATCTTGGCTTGACTCCGGAGCTCGAGGGCAAGATCAAGCTAGTGTTGCTGTTGGCTGCCGTGGGTGCTACCCTGGCTGTGCTGTCGGTGGGCACCGAGTTCTGGGTGGAATTTAATACATACAAGACCAACGGCAGCGCCGTCTGTGAGGCTGCCCATATGGGGCTGTGGAAGGTGTGCATCAAGCGACTGTGGCAGGCGGACGTGCCCGCGAGCAGAGAGACCTGTGGCCCGGCTGAGCTGCCAGGAG AAGCAAACTGCACCTACTTCAAATTCTTCACCACAGGGGAGAATGCACGCATCTTCCAGCGAACCACCAAGAAAG AAGTAAACCTGGCAGCTGCTGTGATAGCTGTACTGAGCCTGACAGCCATGGCCTTGGGCTGCCTCTGTGTCATCATGGTGCTCAGCAAAGGCGCAGAGTTCCTGCTCCGCTTGGGAGCCGTCTGCTTTGGCCTCTCAG gtgaCTGCGGCTGCTGTGGTTTACAAGTGCAGGTCCAGAGCGCAGCGTTTGCTCCCCTCCGTCCTCCAGCCCTTaaacctctctctgctctctccctttTCCAAAACGTCCTCCAAGCTGCCAGGAAACGAGGACCTTGTATCAGATCTGGAGTCTCTCAGCAAGAAGAGCGCCTTCATCTCTGA
- the Cacng6 gene encoding voltage-dependent calcium channel gamma-6 subunit isoform X1: MMMWSNFFMQEEDRRRAAVGRRRAQGQQNLGLTPELEGKIKLVLLLAAVGATLAVLSVGTEFWVEFNTYKTNGSAVCEAAHMGLWKVCIKRLWQADVPASRETCGPAELPGEANCTYFKFFTTGENARIFQRTTKKEVNLAAAVIAVLSLTAMALGCLCVIMVLSKGAEFLLRLGAVCFGLSGLLLLVSLEVFRHSVRALLQGASPDTPPAPRLTYEYSWSLGCSVGAGLILLLGGVCFLLLSLPSWPWRSLCPKRGDPTT; the protein is encoded by the exons ATGATGATGTGGTCTAACTTCTTCATGCAAGAGGAGGACCGCCGTCGAGCAGCTGTGGGACGGCGTCGTGCCCAGGGACAGCAGAATCTTGGCTTGACTCCGGAGCTCGAGGGCAAGATCAAGCTAGTGTTGCTGTTGGCTGCCGTGGGTGCTACCCTGGCTGTGCTGTCGGTGGGCACCGAGTTCTGGGTGGAATTTAATACATACAAGACCAACGGCAGCGCCGTCTGTGAGGCTGCCCATATGGGGCTGTGGAAGGTGTGCATCAAGCGACTGTGGCAGGCGGACGTGCCCGCGAGCAGAGAGACCTGTGGCCCGGCTGAGCTGCCAGGAG AAGCAAACTGCACCTACTTCAAATTCTTCACCACAGGGGAGAATGCACGCATCTTCCAGCGAACCACCAAGAAAG AAGTAAACCTGGCAGCTGCTGTGATAGCTGTACTGAGCCTGACAGCCATGGCCTTGGGCTGCCTCTGTGTCATCATGGTGCTCAGCAAAGGCGCAGAGTTCCTGCTCCGCTTGGGAGCCGTCTGCTTTGGCCTCTCAG GCCTGCTGCTCTTGGTCAGCTTGGAGGTGTTCCGGCATTCCGTTAGAGCCCTGCTTCAAGGAGCCAGCCCTGACACGCCCCCAGCTCCACGCCTGACCTATGAGTATTCCTGGTCCCTGGgatgcagtgtgggtgctggccTGATTCTGCTGCTGGGGGGAGTCTGTTTCCTGctgctctccctgccttcctggcCGTGGCGGTCACTGTGCCCCAAGCGGGGTGACCCAACCACCTAG